One Ostrea edulis chromosome 2, xbOstEdul1.1, whole genome shotgun sequence genomic region harbors:
- the LOC130051412 gene encoding uncharacterized protein LOC130051412 yields the protein MSEETFIRAFRRFVGRRSLPKIVISDNASTFKAAASDIDNILHSTRVRNKFSSLGTVWKFIPSRAPWYGGWWERIIGMIKSTIKKVLGKAQVTSSELNTLLTEVECMLNNRPITYTFTDLEDPQPLTPSHLLYGRNLDVLPYFKPPEESLQPINMKRIDVCKRVIRQRDILDHFWNRWRNEYLTSLREFHCAAGRTVQDIKVGDVVLIHNEGNRLLWKLGLIKELIYGRDKYTRAAILKTDTGLINRPITKLFPLEVSLENKTDEVLKLRRSDRLRNQLFGAQDVENSFQRPQDVENSRL from the coding sequence ATGTCAGAGGAGACATTCATTAGAGCATTTCGGAGATTTGTTGGTCGCAGATCATTGCCAAAAATCGTTATTTCCGATAATGCATCTACGTTCAAGGCAGCAGCATCAGATATAGACAATATTCTTCACTCCACTAGAGTTCGGAATAAGTTTTCATCTTTAGGTACAGTTTGGAAATTCATTCCATCTAGAGCTCCCTGGTATGGTGGATGGTGGGAACGCATTATTGGCATGATAAAATCTACAATCAAAAAGGTATTAGGAAAAGCTCAAGTCACATCATCGGAACTCAATACTTTATTAACAGAAGTGGAATGCATGTTGAACAACAGACCCATTACGTATACATTCACAGATCTTGAGGACCCACAGCCACTTACACCCTCCCATCTTCTATACGGACGGAATCTGGATGTATTACCTTACTTCAAGCCACCGGAAGAATCTCTACAACCAATCAACATGAAACGTATTGATGTGTGCAAAAGAGTTATTCGACAAAGAGATATTCTTGATCACTTCTGGAACAGATGGAGAAATGAGTATTTGACATCACTTCGTGAGTTTCATTGTGCGGCCGGAAGAACTGTACAGGATATAAAAGTCGGTGATGTTGTTCTCATCCACAATGAAGGAAACAGACTATTATGGAAACTTGGCCTAATCAAAGAGTTGATATACGGAAGAGACAAATATACCAGAGCAGCAATTCTAAAGACTGATACGGGACTAATAAATCGTCCTATAACTAAGTTATTTCCACTGGAGGTGTCATTAGAAAATAAAACTGATGAAGTATTAAAATTACGAAGAAGCGATCGTCTGAGAAATCAACTTTTCGGCGCCCAGGATGTTGAGAATTCTTTTCAGCGCCCCCAGGATGTTGAGAATTCAAGACTGTAA
- the LOC125676243 gene encoding uncharacterized protein LOC125676243 yields the protein MSCSVSLRERYGQKHKIINAYMKSLLDLSPPQSNLFSLREFYDTAESYIRGLESLGQEEETFGTMLIPILMDKLPSDLKINITRHNGSDHWTLESLRRCILHEITILEAGSSNSSLNNVLLTANFHTSARSSKEKSNRNITPFQRSPKKCVYCKENHFPGDCPLDYNKRLAIVKEHKLCFNSLGHHQVSKCQSKGTCRNCHKKHHTSLCRKNSNSDNVTNTEHQSQKSTDISVDSSIIQEIAQSQNVDDESVLHSTSTSVTLLKTAVATVSSSPSANSFTCANILFDEGAQRSFITEELANNLQAEVSGNESLNIAAFGDKTAKSVRHLNKTTVYVETDSGEKVPVEVLIVPNIAAPIHTNRVSVNSLPHLKNLKLAHPENSDTSFSVSLLIGADFYWSFVGDEIIRGNGPTAVSSKLGYLISGPTRISNSTSKVQTSMHNVLTFHKNEEVNIARFWEIEDIGEKDGLLHEKAETYGQHSISFENGRYSAKLPWKDSCAELPTNEEIVRRRTKNVIKRLASDGDMLDIYSKIIQEQEARGFIEKVDISKDTNSTRKHYIPHHPVAKDSSTTAIRIVYDCSCRMNGKSPSLNDCLDSTAPDLNNLTGIILRFRAKQYAVTTDIEKAFLQINLDKSDRNVTRFFWLSNPQDPTSALTVYRFKVVLFGATCSPFILGATLLKHFDRNPCETSMELLESLYVDNVLTSFPDQSTLLKFYKDSRVLLQNGGFNLRSWNSNNHTLRELAKEENVLDTDEQIKILGMRWDCETDYLKFPQLKLKTYPEGENGEITKREVLRESSKIFDPLGLLSPVTVRAKIFMQDIWKLECSWDQCLPHEFQENWKSLALDLQECTNIEIQRYLHTDSKETPALHVFTDASQRAYGACAYLVTKDTSCLVMAKNRVAPIKSQTLPRLELMGAVIGAKIANHLKTVLNVQTVTFWCDSQIVLSWLTSLKDLKPFVRKRVKEITDLTEGSVWKYCPTKSNPADCLTRGETAEKFLSNKLWMNGPKWIHDESAWPIWNRSTDTSSSAVLKVDCELSTTDTCTESVKTTENTTVDASRFSSYSRLLRATAYVLRFIENCKTSKTQRKTSVLTAKELYNANVITLKETQRDVFKEEINNLSNQNSKRTAITKQLGLYLDNEGLLRCRGRIHNSSLDTETKFPVLLPKKHLVTRLIILKKHLVTRLIILKKHLVTRLIILNSHESVLHA from the coding sequence atgagctgtagtgtctctttaagagAAAGATATGGTCAGAAACACAAAATTATAAATGCGTACATGAAATCTTTGTTGGATTTATCACCTCCGCAATCAAACTTGTTTAGTCTGAGGGAATTTTATGACACTGCTGAGTCGTACATTCGTGGTCTTGAATCACTCGGACAAGAAGAAGAAACATTTGGTACAATGTTAATTCCCATTCTAATGGACAAGTTGCCGTcagatttgaaaattaatattacCCGTCATAACGGAAGTGACCACTGGACACTAGAATCCTTACGCCGTTGCATATTGCATGAAATCACAATTCTAGAGGCAGGAAGCTCCAATTCATCATTGAATAATGTTTTGCTAACTGCAAATTTTCATACCAGTGCTCGATCATCAAAAGAGAAATCCAATCGCAATATTACGCCATTCCAGCGCAGCCCCAAGAAATGTGTGTATTGCAAGGAAAATCATTTTCCAGGAGATTGTCCGCTAGATTATAACAAGAGACTTGCAATTGTAAAGGAGCATAAACTTTGTTTTAACTCCTTGGGACATCATCAGGTTTCAAAATGTCAATCAAAGGGTACCTGTCGTAATTGTCACAAAAAACATCATACTTCGTTGTGTAGAAAAAACAGCAATTCAGACAATGTAACAAATACAGAACATCAGTCTCAGAAATCTACCGACATTTCtgttgatagtagtatcatacAGGAAATCGCCCAGTCTCAGAATGTAGATGACGAGTCAGTACTTCACAGTACTTCTACATCCGTTACTTTATTAAAGACCGCCGTCGCCACAGTTTCATCTTCACCAAGCGCGAATTCGTTTACATGTGcgaatattttgtttgatgaGGGAGCCCAGAGGTCTTTCATAACGGAAGAATTAGCAAACAATCTTCAGGCCGAAGTATCAGGAAATGAAAGTTTGAATATCGCAGCGTTCGGAGATAAAACCGCAAAGTCAGTCAGACATTTGAACAAAACTACAGTATACGTTGAAACAGATTCCGGTGAAAAGGTTCCCGTAGAAGTTTTAATTGTGCCTAATATCGCCGCTCCAATTCATACAAATCGTGTGTCAGTAAATTCATTGCCacatttgaaaaacttgaaattagCACACCCCGAAAACAGTGACACGTCATTCAGTGTTTCATTACTTATAGGGGCAGATTTCTATTGGAGTTTTGTTGGGGATGAAATCATTCGCGGAAATGGTCCTACTGCTGTGAGCTCAAAGCTAGGATATTTGATTTCGGGACCTACACGCATTTCTAATTCAACATCGAAAGTCCAGACGTCAATGCACAATGTGCTTACCTTTCACAAAAACGAGGAAGTTAATATCGCGAGATTTTGGGAAATCGAGGATATTGGAGAGAAAGATGGTCTATTACACGAAAAGGCGGAAACCTACGGACAACATtccatttcatttgaaaacGGACGTTATTCAGCTAAACTTCCCTGGAAAGACAGCTGCGCAGAACTCCCGACAAACGAAGAAATCGTTAGACGACGGACCAAAAACGTCATCAAAAGATTAGCAAGTGATGGTGATATGTTGGACATTTACAGCAAAATAATACAGGAACAAGAAGCCCGCGGTTTCATCGAGAAAGTCGACATTAGCAAAGATACTAATTCAACCAGGAAACACTATATTCCACATCACCCAGTAGCCAAAGATTCGTCGACTACTGCAATACGCATCGTATATGATTGTAGCTGTCGCATGAACGGGAAAAGCCCCAGTTTAAATGATTGTCTCGACAGCACCGCACCAGATCTAAACAACTTGACAGGAATTATATTGCGCTTCAGAGCAAAACAGTACGCCGTTACGACTGACATTGAAAAGgctttcttacaaataaatcTGGACAAGTCCGACCGCAATGTCACCAGATTTTTCTGGCTAAGTAATCCACAAGATCCTACCAGTGCGCTCACTGTATACAGATTTAAAGTAGTTCTTTTTGGTGCTACGTGTTCTCCCTTCATACTTGGAGCAACGTTACTTAAACATTTTGACAGAAACCCGTGTGAAACATCGATGGAATTGTTAGAGTCACTTTATGTCGATAATGTACTTACAAGCTTCCCAGACCAATCTACTTTGTTGAAGTTTTACAAAGATTCTAGAGTCTTATTACAAAATGGTGGATTTAATCTACGATCTTGGAACTCCAACAACCATACTCTGCGTGAGTTagcaaaagaagaaaatgtcCTTGACACTGATGAACAGATCAAAATTCTTGGAATGCGATGGGATTGCGAGACAGATTACCTGAAGTTTCCACAACTTAAACTTAAAACGTATCCAGAAGGAGAAAATGGAGAAATTACTAAGAGAGAAGTTCTACGGGAGTCGTCCAAGATATTTGACCCACTCGGACTGCTCAGTCCGGTTACAGTAAGAGCGAAGATATTTATGCAGGATATTTGGAAACTGGAATGTAGCTGGGATCAATGTTTACCACACGAATTCCAGGAAAATTGGAAATCACTTGCACTCGACCTACAAGAATGTACAAATATTGAGATTCAGCGATACCTTCACACTGACTCAAAGGAAACTCCGGCACTCCACGTATTTACTGATGCAAGTCAGCGCGCTTATGGAGCTTGTGCTTATCTCGTCACCAAGGACACATCTTGTCTTGTTATGGCTAAGAACAGGGTAGCACCTATAAAATCTCAAACATTGCCACGTCTTGAATTAATGGGTGCAGTAATCGGCGCAAAGATAGCCAACCATCTGAAAACAGTATTAAATGTGCAAACTGTAACATTTTGGTGTGACAGTCAGATCGTTCTGTCTTGGTTAACATCATTAAAGGATTTGAAACCATTTGTCAGAAAGCGTGTAAAGGAAATCACGGATTTAACAGAAGGTAGTGTTTGGAAATACTGTCCTACAAAGTCAAACCCCGCGGATTGTCTCACACGTGGAGAAACAGCGGAAAAATTCTTGAGTAACAAATTATGGATGAATGGCCCCAAGTGGATACACGATGAAAGTGCTTGGCCAATTTGGAACCGATCTACAGATACAAGTTCATCAGCTGTACTGAAGGTGGATTGTGAATTAAGTACCACAGACACCTGCACAGAATCAGTGAAAACAACGGAAAACACTACAGTTGACGCTTCAAGATTTTCTTCATATAGCAGATTACTCCGTGCAACGGCCTACGTACTtagatttattgaaaattgtaaaacttcaaAGACACAGAGAAAAACAAGCGTACTTACAGCAAAAGAGCTTTATAACGCTAATGTGATAACTTTAAAAGAAACACAACGCGATGTATTCAAGGAGGAAATCAACAATCTGTCAAACCAAAATTCAAAGAGAACTGCTATCACAAAGCAATTAGGACTGTATCTGGACAACGAAGGGCTTCTCCGATGTAGAGGACGTATCCATAATTCATCGCTTGACACGGAAACGAAATTTCCCGTCCTTCTACCAAAGAAACACCTAGTGACGAGGTTGATCATCCTAAAGAAACACCTAGTGACGAGGTTGATCATCCTAAAGAAACACCTAGTGACGAGGTTGATCATCCTAAATTCCCACGAAAGTGTTCTACATGCATGA
- the LOC125679771 gene encoding 52 kDa repressor of the inhibitor of the protein kinase-like has product MIDVLNSVFIFFDSSPKRQGFLETIIENDGSVDSSRKKLVRLCRWVERHICFDVFYTMYKFVIKCLQHILNQNLDESTSEDWSWDRQIKVTAQGLLASMTSFSMLITFVFVRYVLDTIKPLTLKLQKRDIDIFTANKLIEEHVDRIKEIRRAVGTELESCFKDAKQIADDLDIVIKTPRVCSKQQHRENVSTSNPKDYFRSVVAIPFLDFFLSELNTRFQKEDLAAYLIWFLLPVNVTNISHEELSKLASELIFWGSDLSCLSVKDLEKELRDWRRYCVNMSKETSDKLCNLLNLFNFVDGDVFPNVKILLHIGCVLPITTCEAERSFSGLRRIKSYMRSTMQEDRLTGLALMHLHHSLEIDQKEIVQSFIRQGKRRLFQSSLFS; this is encoded by the coding sequence ATGATAGATGTCCTTAATTCagtgtttattttctttgacaGTTCCCCTAAACGACAAGGGTTTCTTGAGactattatagaaaatgatgGGTCTGTAGATTCTTCCAGAAAGAAACTAGTTCGACTCTGTAGGTGGGTTGAGCGTCATATCTGCTTTGATGTGTTCTACACTATGTACAAGTTCGTCATCAAATGTCTGCAGCACATTCTCAATCAAAACCTTGATGAAAGTACCAGTGAAGACTGGTCTTGGGATAGACAAATTAAAGTGACCGCACAAGGGCTTTTGGCTTCAATGACGTCCTTTTCTATGTTGATAACATTTGTGTTTGTAAGGTATGTCCTAGATACAATAAAGCCTTTGACTCTTAAACTTCAGAAAAGAGATATTGACATTTTCACTGCAAATAAGTTAATTGAGGAACACGTGGATAGGATCAAAGAAATTCGTAGAGCGGTAGGTACCGAATTGGAGTCTTGCTTTAAAGATGCAAAACAAATTGCAGACGACCTTGATATAGTGATCAAAACCCCAAGGGTTTGCTCCAAGCAGCAACACAGAGAAAATGTCTCCACAAGTAATCCAAAAGATTATTTTAGATCTGTCGTGGCCATTCCATTTCTGGACTTTTTCCTCAGTGAATTAAATACGAGGTTTCAGAAAGAAGATCTGGCGGCATATTTGATATGGTTTTTGTTGCCTGTCAATGTGACAAATATTTCACACGAGGAATTGTCCAAACTTGCCTCAGAACTAATATTTTGGGGGAGCGACCTGTCTTGTCTTTCTGTAAAGGACTTGGAGAAAGAACTCAGAGATTGGAGACGTTATTGTGTTAACATGAGCAAAGAAACTTCAGACAAGCTCTGCAATCTGCTCAATCTTTTCAACTTTGTAGATGGGGACGTTTTCCCGAACGTGAAAATTCTTCTTCACATTGGATGTGTTTTACCTATCACAACATGTGAGGCCGAAAGATCCTTTTCTGGATTAAGACGCATCAAGAGTTACATGCGCAGTACTATGCAAGAGGACAGATTGACTGGGCTTGCACTAATgcatcttcaccattcattagAAATTGACCAAAAGGAAattgtacaatcatttatcAGGCAAGGAAAACGAAGACTATTTCAGTCAAGTCTCTTTAGCTAA